A single Populus alba chromosome 7, ASM523922v2, whole genome shotgun sequence DNA region contains:
- the LOC118043537 gene encoding cytochrome P450 71AU50, translating to MAWIVTTLALIALAFFLRAWLSKRKIKDSKLPPGPIGFPIFGSLHLLGKFPHHDLHRLAKKYGPIMYMRLGLVPTVVISSPQAAELILKTNDLVFASRPSNEAAKHISYEQKNLSFARYGSYWRNVRKMCTLELLSNHKINSFMSTRKEELDLLIDYIKDASRERVAVDLGAKVSSLSADISCRMVLGKKYLEKEFDEKGFKPVTHEVMRLAASFNLGDYIPPIAPLDLQGLTKRMKAVGKLFDDFFEKIIDEHIQFKDENRTKDFVDVMLDFLGSEETEYRIGRDNIKAIILDMLLGSMDTSATAIEWTLSELIKHPRVMKKVQKELEEKIGMDRMVEESDLEGLEYLHMVIKEAFRLHPAAPLLGPHESVEDCTIDGFLIPQKTRVLVNVWAIGRDQSAWIDADKFIPERFAGSNIDLRGRDFQLLPFGAGRRGCPGMHLGLTMVRQIVAQLVHCFEWELPNNMLPEELDMTEAFGLVTPRANHLCAIPTYRLHL from the exons ATGGCTTGGATAGTAACCACTCTAGCCTTGATTGCGCTCGCTTTCTTCCTCCGAGCTTGGCTGTCGAAAAGAAAGATTAAGGATAGCAAGTTACCCCCGGGTCCAATAGGGTTTCCTATATTTGGTAGCTTACATTTGTTAGGGAAGTTCCCTCACCATGACTTGCATCGACTAGCAAAGAAGTATGGCCCTATCATGTATATGCGGTTGGGCTTGGTGCCTACTGTAGTTATCTCATCGCCTCAGGCTGCCGAATTGATTCTTAAGACCAATGACCTCGTCTTTGCTAGTAGGCCATCAAATGAGGCTGCGAAGCATATCTCTTACGAGCAGAAGAACTTATCATTCGCTCGATATGGCTCTTATTGGCGCAACGTGCGGAAGATGTGTACCCTTGAGTTGCTTAGCaaccataaaataaattctttcatGTCCACGAGGAAAGAAGAGCTTGACCTCTTGATTGACTACATTAAAGATGCTTCTCGTGAGCGTGTTGCCGTTGATCTTGGTGCCAAGGTCTCATCTCTAAGCGCTGACATCAGTTGTAGGATGGTTTTAGGAAAGAAATACTTGGAAAAGGAATTTGATGAGAAGGGTTTCAAACCAGTGACTCATGAGGTCATGCGTTTAGCAGCAAGTTTTAACTTGGGAGATTACATCCCTCCAATTGCACCACTTGACCTTCAGGGTCTTACAAAGCGCATGAAGGCCGTAGGCAAGCTTTTTGATGACTTCTTCGAGAAGATTATTGATGAGCACATTCAGTTCAAGGACGAAAACAGAACCAAAGATTTTGTTGATGTCATGTTGGACTTCTTGGGATCTGAAGAAACTGAGTATCGTATTGGTCGAGACAACATCAAAGCCATAATCTTG GACATGCTTCTAGGCTCAATGGACACCTCAGCCACAGCAATTGAGTGGACTCTCTCCGAGCTCATCAAGCATCCAAGAGTAATGAAGAAAGTCCAGAAAGAGCTGGAAGAGAAAATAGGCATGGATAGAATGGTGGAAGAATCAGACTTGGAGGGCTTGGAGTACTTGCACATGGTTATAAAGGAAGCTTTCAGGCTCCATCCAGCGGCACCTCTACTTGGCCCTCACGAGTCAGTGGAAGATTGCACTATAGATGGCTTCCTCATCCCGCAAAAAACACGTGTTCTTGTAAACGTCTGGGCTATTGGACGCGACCAAAGTGCTTGGATTGATGCGGATAAGTTTATTCCAGAGAGGTTTGCTGGGAGTAACATAGATCTTCGTGGACGCGATTTCCAGCTTCTCCCCTTCGGGGCTGGGCGCAGGGGCTGCCCTGGAATGCATTTGGGACTAACCATGGTTCGGCAAATTGTGGCACAGCTGGTGCATTGCTTTGAGTGGGAGCTTCCTAACAATATGTTGCCGGAGGAATTGGACATGACTGAGGCGTTTGGTCTTGTAACCCCGAGAGCAAACCATCTGTGCGCCATTCCTACTTATCGCCTTCACCTCTGA